In the genome of Deinococcus cellulosilyticus NBRC 106333 = KACC 11606, one region contains:
- a CDS encoding tetratricopeptide repeat protein, with amino-acid sequence MRKILLLTVCALAGLAAAHPMHSTFSQCTEPAMQTEATLIPDLGHLFHKVSTQHPQAQAFFNQGLTLLFSYNFEDAVRSFRQAAKLDPQLAMAQWGIAMASGANININIDPACEEVAFQAISEAQRLAGTYPTTAAEKAYINALAARYTGRPNPDLVRLAVDFKLAQQRLTERYPQDTDARIVYVEGLMDLRPWMLWLNGKPNTETSTILGNINTVLKQDPDHLGANHYNIHALEASDRPELALNSALKLSRLVPNAGHMQHMPSHIFMRLGNYQMSRDANLNAVQVDQSYYQKCFPVQQQDCLPIYVGHYYSHNLMFLAESYAFMGASKDALATARKTHDNALAFIVGQPELEHYVGGLSLMQVGFQKWQDILAQPRPLESLQAATALWHWSRSYALAALGQLKEAESEQQQFFAVQQEIPYNLSYGNNTAQAILAVASNLLRAKLAAAQGNMDAALELLKLTVDSDDALVYDEPPPWFFPARDALGAAYFQTRQYQAAVRVFKESLKKQPLSPRALYGLALSQKAVGDPEWEETMKKFQYASRDADVQFSMSTLW; translated from the coding sequence ATGAGAAAAATCCTGTTGTTGACCGTGTGTGCCCTGGCAGGTCTGGCTGCTGCCCATCCCATGCACAGCACGTTCTCCCAGTGCACCGAACCCGCCATGCAGACGGAAGCCACCCTGATCCCCGACCTCGGGCACCTGTTTCACAAGGTCAGCACGCAGCATCCTCAGGCCCAGGCTTTCTTCAACCAGGGGCTGACCCTGCTGTTTTCCTACAACTTTGAGGATGCTGTGCGGTCCTTCCGGCAGGCGGCAAAACTTGATCCCCAGCTGGCAATGGCACAGTGGGGAATTGCCATGGCCTCTGGAGCCAACATCAACATCAACATTGATCCAGCCTGCGAAGAGGTGGCATTTCAAGCCATTTCAGAAGCCCAGAGGCTCGCAGGCACCTACCCCACCACTGCAGCGGAAAAGGCCTACATCAATGCACTGGCTGCACGTTACACCGGAAGGCCCAACCCGGATCTGGTGCGTCTGGCCGTGGATTTCAAACTGGCCCAGCAGCGCCTGACCGAACGGTATCCCCAGGACACGGACGCCCGAATCGTTTACGTGGAAGGTCTGATGGACCTGCGCCCGTGGATGCTGTGGCTGAACGGCAAACCCAACACCGAAACCAGCACCATTCTGGGCAACATCAACACTGTGCTGAAACAGGACCCGGACCACCTCGGTGCGAACCACTACAACATCCATGCACTTGAGGCCTCAGACCGTCCAGAACTTGCCCTGAACAGTGCCCTGAAACTGTCCAGGCTGGTGCCCAATGCAGGGCACATGCAGCACATGCCGTCCCACATTTTCATGCGGCTGGGCAATTACCAGATGAGTCGGGATGCCAACCTGAACGCTGTGCAGGTGGACCAGTCGTATTACCAGAAGTGCTTTCCAGTGCAGCAGCAGGACTGCCTGCCCATCTATGTGGGGCACTACTACAGCCACAACCTGATGTTTCTTGCAGAGTCCTACGCCTTCATGGGGGCCTCAAAAGACGCCCTGGCCACAGCACGCAAAACCCACGACAACGCTCTGGCTTTCATTGTGGGACAGCCTGAACTGGAACACTACGTGGGTGGTCTTTCCCTGATGCAGGTCGGCTTTCAGAAATGGCAGGACATCCTGGCACAACCCAGACCCCTGGAGTCCCTGCAGGCCGCCACAGCCCTGTGGCACTGGTCCAGAAGCTATGCCCTGGCCGCTCTGGGACAGCTCAAAGAAGCAGAAAGTGAACAGCAGCAGTTCTTTGCTGTTCAGCAGGAAATCCCTTACAACCTGTCTTACGGCAACAACACCGCCCAGGCCATTCTGGCTGTGGCCAGCAACCTCCTGCGGGCAAAACTTGCTGCAGCACAGGGAAACATGGACGCGGCCCTCGAACTCCTGAAACTGACTGTGGACAGCGATGATGCCCTGGTCTATGACGAACCCCCTCCCTGGTTCTTCCCTGCCAGAGATGCACTCGGGGCAGCGTATTTCCAGACCCGGCAGTATCAGGCGGCGGTGCGGGTGTTTAAGGAATCCCTGAAGAAACAACCCCTCAGTCCCAGGGCCCTGTATGGTCTTGCCCTCTCCCAGAAAGCGGTGGGAGATCCCGAGTGGGAAGAGACCATGAAGAAATTCCAGTATGCTTCCAGAGATGCAGATGTGCAGTTCAGCATGAGTACCCTCTGGTGA
- a CDS encoding DNA polymerase domain-containing protein, with the protein MQTSPSLSWLFGNDPTPGIISAWADWKGQALVWRRTDRGLTLERHTFAPWVYADHLTDLQLSGVPFRMAEEERPEGIITVQALPGQEGSSMYLLQCTDGRTLRNAILQGASKRLGRSVKHLADLHDYYVMAPLEQYLMLSGRTYFKDMKFDDLHRMQIDLETTSLSPEDGHIFLISVKDSQGFEAVLEHPDEKELIGSLTRLIQDRNPDVLENHNLMGFDMPFLVRRAEKLGLKLLWGREGAPQEVVALRYQDGTRYSVAGREMIDTLDAVRRHQFVARDMPSQRLKDVARYFGVAGPDRVYIAGEKIHQTYLTDPEQVRHYALDDVREVSAISERLMQPAFALSQMAPRSFERVAYAGTATGILEPMLVRAYLQERRALPCAQHGVSEAPHEGGAVYLFQAGVARNVVKADISSLYPSIMRQYQIGPACDELGVMTTLVDELTRRRLHHKEMAKGSGEDAPYHNAIQAAMKLVINSAYGYLGAGKMARFADRDAADRITSLGREILHHVLEELQSRGMTLIEADTDGVFFSMPEHWTEAQGKALVQDISTTLPEMIHLDFEGWYPAMFSHQVKNYALLTRDDKLILKGASLHSIRSEAFGSHFLRQALMALLHGDVEGVHQAFNETVEKLRSRAFKTREVTMRVRLTKSSQQYLHRRTERKESPYEAMLHSGRESWSKGERILMYQAQGKGARILQDQDLRDYDVRHYIDALKKHYAERLSSAFSREDFDAVFPAQLQGRLFERSLTEVQIQYVAYGEDLQGS; encoded by the coding sequence ATGCAAACGAGCCCATCTCTGAGCTGGCTGTTCGGAAATGATCCCACACCAGGGATCATCAGCGCATGGGCCGACTGGAAAGGACAGGCCCTGGTCTGGAGGCGCACCGACAGAGGCCTGACCCTGGAAAGGCACACGTTCGCTCCCTGGGTGTATGCAGACCACCTGACCGATCTTCAGCTGTCCGGGGTGCCCTTCAGAATGGCCGAGGAAGAGCGTCCAGAAGGCATCATCACCGTGCAGGCTTTGCCTGGACAGGAGGGCAGTTCAATGTATCTGCTGCAATGCACAGATGGCAGGACCCTCAGAAATGCCATCTTGCAGGGTGCCTCGAAACGTCTGGGTCGCAGTGTGAAACACCTCGCAGACCTGCACGATTATTACGTGATGGCTCCCCTCGAACAGTACCTGATGCTCTCAGGGCGCACCTACTTCAAGGACATGAAATTTGACGACCTGCACCGAATGCAGATCGACCTTGAAACCACCAGCCTGAGCCCTGAGGACGGCCACATCTTCCTGATTTCCGTGAAGGACTCGCAGGGATTTGAAGCCGTTCTGGAACATCCCGACGAAAAAGAACTCATCGGGTCCCTGACCCGCCTGATTCAGGACCGCAATCCGGACGTTCTGGAAAACCACAACCTGATGGGTTTCGACATGCCTTTCCTTGTGCGCCGTGCTGAAAAACTGGGCCTGAAGCTGCTCTGGGGCAGGGAAGGTGCACCCCAGGAAGTGGTGGCCCTCAGGTACCAGGATGGCACCCGCTACAGTGTGGCAGGCCGGGAAATGATCGACACCCTGGACGCTGTGCGCAGGCACCAGTTTGTGGCCCGCGACATGCCCAGTCAAAGGCTCAAAGACGTGGCAAGGTACTTCGGGGTGGCAGGCCCGGACCGGGTGTACATCGCTGGCGAGAAAATCCATCAGACCTACCTCACCGATCCCGAACAGGTCAGGCACTACGCTCTCGATGATGTGCGGGAAGTGTCCGCCATTTCCGAACGCCTGATGCAGCCTGCTTTCGCCCTCAGTCAGATGGCCCCCAGAAGCTTCGAGCGGGTGGCCTACGCTGGAACGGCCACAGGCATTCTGGAACCCATGCTGGTGCGGGCCTACCTGCAGGAAAGGCGGGCATTGCCCTGTGCCCAGCATGGGGTTTCTGAAGCACCCCATGAAGGTGGAGCGGTGTACCTCTTCCAGGCAGGGGTGGCCCGGAATGTGGTCAAGGCAGACATCTCCTCTCTGTACCCATCCATCATGCGGCAGTACCAGATTGGCCCCGCCTGCGATGAACTCGGGGTGATGACCACATTGGTGGATGAACTCACCCGCAGACGCCTGCATCACAAAGAAATGGCAAAAGGCAGCGGTGAGGACGCCCCTTACCACAATGCCATTCAGGCTGCCATGAAACTGGTGATCAACTCTGCATACGGTTACCTCGGGGCAGGGAAGATGGCCCGGTTTGCAGATCGGGACGCTGCAGACCGCATCACCTCACTGGGCAGGGAGATCCTGCACCATGTGCTTGAAGAACTGCAATCCAGAGGCATGACCCTGATTGAAGCCGACACCGATGGGGTGTTCTTCTCGATGCCTGAACACTGGACCGAAGCGCAAGGCAAGGCGCTGGTGCAGGACATCAGCACAACGCTCCCAGAAATGATCCATCTGGATTTTGAAGGCTGGTACCCGGCCATGTTCAGTCACCAGGTGAAAAACTATGCCCTGCTCACCCGCGACGACAAACTGATCCTGAAAGGTGCCTCGCTGCACTCCATCCGCTCAGAGGCGTTTGGAAGCCATTTTCTCCGTCAGGCCCTGATGGCCCTGCTGCATGGAGATGTTGAGGGGGTGCATCAGGCCTTCAATGAGACGGTGGAAAAACTTCGGTCCAGGGCCTTCAAAACCCGAGAAGTGACCATGCGGGTGCGCCTGACCAAATCCTCGCAACAGTACCTGCACCGCCGCACCGAACGCAAAGAATCCCCCTACGAGGCCATGCTGCACTCTGGCAGAGAAAGCTGGAGCAAGGGGGAACGCATCCTGATGTATCAGGCCCAGGGCAAAGGGGCCAGAATTCTGCAGGACCAGGACCTCCGCGACTACGATGTGCGGCACTACATCGATGCCCTGAAAAAGCATTATGCAGAACGCCTTTCCAGTGCCTTCTCCAGAGAAGATTTCGATGCTGTGTTTCCTGCTCAACTTCAGGGCAGGCTGTTCGAGCGGAGTTTGACCGAGGTACAGATTCAGTATGTGGCGTATGGGGAGGATTTGCAGGGATCTTGA